One window of Sporosarcina sp. 6E9 genomic DNA carries:
- the hprK gene encoding HPr(Ser) kinase/phosphatase, protein MAYVTVRDVQERLGLNICAGDGGLDRKIYKSDISRPGLEMAGFFNFYPADRVQLLGKTELAFFSKLEPEERVDRMEKLCSSITPAIVVAHGVEVPEELLVAANDAQIPVFNTSTATTRFSGMLTNYLEGKLAPMTTMHGVLVDVYGIGVLITGKSGVGKSETALELVKRGHRLVADDLVEIREVSQNVLIGNSPPLIEHMLEIRGVGIIDIMTLFGASAVKSDKRILIVINLELWETDKMYERLGLDEEKMKIMDTELTKLTVPVRPGRNLSVIIEVAAMDYRMKLLGVNAAQNFSDKLTNAINQNPSQNDEEGNE, encoded by the coding sequence ATGGCTTATGTTACTGTTCGTGATGTTCAAGAACGATTAGGATTGAATATTTGTGCTGGTGATGGTGGACTTGACCGGAAAATATATAAAAGTGATATTTCCAGACCAGGTTTGGAAATGGCTGGTTTCTTCAATTTTTATCCCGCAGATCGTGTTCAACTTTTGGGGAAAACGGAGTTAGCATTTTTTTCAAAGCTTGAGCCTGAAGAAAGAGTGGATCGAATGGAGAAACTTTGTTCGTCGATAACCCCGGCAATTGTCGTTGCACATGGTGTTGAAGTTCCTGAGGAATTACTTGTTGCAGCTAATGATGCACAAATCCCAGTCTTTAATACTTCGACTGCAACGACTCGTTTTTCAGGTATGCTTACAAATTACCTTGAAGGGAAACTCGCACCGATGACAACCATGCATGGTGTGCTAGTCGATGTCTATGGAATCGGTGTGTTAATTACCGGAAAAAGCGGAGTTGGAAAAAGTGAAACAGCGCTTGAGCTCGTAAAACGAGGACATCGCCTGGTCGCAGATGATTTAGTCGAAATTAGAGAGGTTTCACAAAATGTGTTAATCGGGAATTCTCCGCCATTGATTGAACATATGCTTGAAATACGCGGAGTGGGTATTATCGACATTATGACGCTGTTTGGCGCAAGTGCTGTGAAAAGTGATAAGCGAATATTAATTGTTATTAATCTTGAATTATGGGAAACAGATAAAATGTACGAGCGACTAGGCCTTGATGAAGAGAAGATGAAAATCATGGATACTGAATTGACAAAACTAACGGTTCCTGTACGGCCTGGGCGAAATTTGTCAGTAATTATTGAAGTTGCTGCTATGGATTACCGTATGAAATTGCTTGGCGTTAACGCCGCGCAAAATTTTTCGGATAAATTAACAAATGCAATCAACCAAAACCCGAGTCAAAACGATGAAGAGGGGAACGAATGA
- a CDS encoding DUF4097 family beta strand repeat-containing protein, translating into MQSKRKRILTMLENGTITTDEALTLLENLNEEQTSTETSQSPSLEETTESETSSDTTEKETTSSETEKKSDPDQENNQSGNSGKSKTSKQSMDDFLEDLRKDFTNVSDRFMQFMQTAVQTVKEFDIESPFGESVLFSHTINKPMDKIDELLLDIDNGKITVHYTDEKEARAEFSVKAFNNESETKAKEDFLEKVLVVTDDNKLRISSKMKMTKVNLELFLPQKEYKELNVRLMNGSFQMKDAEAKKVHVKTANGKIDISTLKFTTADFETANGEIRLTGLSGENLSAETLNGRVYIDGDLKEVEAQSLSGHVVVTTTNEKASKIEAKTMSGSVELYIPTGLALSGEIASNMGRLDLQLDDVNRTAEQDLLLQRSIRFSKDVESQDNPLYIFGEAKTGSVLVCYNAK; encoded by the coding sequence ATGCAAAGTAAAAGAAAGCGGATATTGACAATGTTGGAAAACGGTACGATAACCACGGACGAAGCGTTAACCCTTTTAGAAAACTTGAATGAGGAACAAACATCGACAGAAACAAGCCAATCCCCAAGTTTAGAAGAAACAACTGAAAGCGAAACTTCATCGGATACAACGGAAAAAGAGACAACGAGTTCTGAAACTGAAAAAAAATCGGACCCCGATCAAGAAAACAATCAATCCGGGAATTCGGGGAAATCCAAGACGTCCAAACAATCAATGGATGACTTCCTAGAGGACTTGCGTAAAGATTTTACCAATGTTAGCGATCGTTTCATGCAGTTTATGCAAACAGCCGTACAAACAGTGAAGGAGTTTGATATTGAATCTCCATTTGGCGAATCTGTGTTATTTTCCCACACCATTAACAAACCGATGGATAAAATTGATGAACTACTTTTAGACATCGATAACGGGAAAATAACAGTCCATTACACTGATGAAAAAGAAGCACGCGCGGAATTTTCGGTGAAGGCATTTAACAACGAATCAGAAACGAAAGCGAAAGAAGACTTTCTCGAAAAGGTGCTCGTCGTCACGGATGACAACAAATTGAGAATTTCAAGCAAGATGAAAATGACTAAGGTGAATCTAGAATTATTTTTGCCTCAAAAAGAATATAAAGAGCTTAATGTTCGTTTGATGAATGGATCATTCCAGATGAAGGATGCTGAGGCGAAAAAAGTACATGTAAAAACAGCGAATGGTAAAATTGATATATCTACATTGAAGTTTACTACCGCTGACTTCGAAACCGCAAATGGCGAAATAAGATTGACTGGCTTAAGCGGCGAAAATCTATCTGCGGAGACCTTAAACGGCCGTGTTTATATTGATGGCGATTTAAAAGAAGTGGAAGCCCAATCGCTAAGTGGACATGTCGTTGTGACAACAACAAATGAAAAAGCCTCAAAAATCGAAGCTAAAACAATGAGCGGTTCGGTTGAATTATATATACCAACTGGTCTTGCATTGTCAGGTGAAATCGCATCGAATATGGGGCGACTAGATTTACAGCTCGATGATGTGAACCGTACGGCCGAGCAAGATTTACTATTACAAAGATCAATCCGCTTTTCAAAAGATGTCGAAAGTCAAGACAACCCGCTATATATATTTGGAGAAGCAAAAACGGGTTCAGTCCTTGTTTGTTATAATGCAAAGTGA
- the uvrA gene encoding excinuclease ABC subunit UvrA yields the protein MRNKEIVIQGARAHNLKDISLNIPRDQLVVITGLSGSGKSSLAFDTIYAEGQRRYVESLSAYARQFLGQMDKPDVDVIEGLSPAISIDQKTTSRNPRSTVGTVTEIYDYLRLLFARVGKPICPIHGTEISSQTIQQMVDRIMQLPERTRIQVLAPIVSGRRGTHAKLIEEIRQEGYVRIRVNGEIIDLDDNIELNKNQRHSIEVVIDRIVMKDDIVSRLGDSLESALRLAKGTVLIDIIDGEEMLFSEHHACPICGFSIGELEPRMFSFNSPFGACGECDGLGTKLEVDSKLVIPDYSLSLKEHAIAPWEPTSSQYYPELLKTVAKHYGISMTVPVSELPEAQLEKILYGSKDEKIRFRYTNEFGGTRDSDIYFEGVLSNVARRYKDTSSDYVRDQMEKYMAQRPCPTCNGYRLKEETLAVKVNGVHIGKVTDLSIEEADRFFKQLELSEKDRQIAELILREIAERLGFLINVGLDYLTLSRASGTLSGGEAQRIRLATQIGSRLTGVLYILDEPSIGLHQRDNDRLIETLKNMRDIGNTLIVVEHDEDTMLAADHLIDMGPGAGVEGGEVVSAGTPSEVMNDPKSLTGDYLSGKKFIPLPLARRESDGRKISIKGAAENNLKNVDVDIPLGQFIAVTGVSGSGKSTLVNEVLYKVLAQKLNRSKQQPGKYDTLEGLEELEKVIEIDQSPIGRTPRSNPATYTSMFDDVRDVYASTNEAKVRGYKKGRFSFNVKGGRCEACRGDGIIKIEMHFLPDVYVPCEVCHGKRYNRETLEVRYKGKNIADVLAMTVEDALVFFENIPKINRKLQTIVDVGLGYIKLGQPATTLSGGEAQRVKLASELHKRSNGKSFYILDEPTTGLHTHDIEKLLVVLQRLVETGNTVLVIEHNLDVIKTVDHIIDLGPEGGDKGGQIIATGTPEEVAKVKKSYTGHYLKPILKRDKTRMKNVIKEAESLVK from the coding sequence ATGAGAAACAAAGAAATCGTCATACAAGGCGCAAGAGCACATAATCTTAAAGATATTAGCTTGAATATTCCACGCGATCAGCTCGTTGTTATTACGGGATTGTCGGGGTCCGGAAAGTCATCGCTTGCCTTTGATACGATTTATGCGGAAGGGCAAAGGCGCTATGTCGAATCGCTTTCGGCATATGCTCGCCAATTTTTAGGGCAGATGGATAAACCTGATGTCGATGTGATTGAAGGTTTGTCTCCTGCGATTTCGATTGACCAAAAGACGACGAGCCGAAATCCCCGTTCGACAGTCGGAACTGTCACGGAAATTTATGATTATCTTCGACTTCTATTTGCACGTGTCGGGAAACCGATTTGTCCGATACATGGAACTGAAATCTCTTCGCAAACGATACAACAGATGGTTGACCGGATCATGCAATTGCCAGAGAGAACGCGCATACAAGTTTTGGCGCCAATTGTCTCAGGAAGAAGAGGCACACACGCGAAACTAATAGAGGAAATCAGGCAAGAAGGTTATGTTCGAATTCGTGTCAATGGGGAAATTATAGATCTTGACGATAATATCGAATTGAATAAAAACCAACGTCATTCCATCGAGGTTGTGATTGACCGTATTGTGATGAAAGATGACATCGTTTCCCGGTTAGGCGATTCATTGGAATCTGCACTTCGACTAGCAAAGGGCACAGTTCTAATCGATATTATTGACGGTGAGGAAATGCTGTTTAGCGAACATCACGCTTGTCCAATCTGTGGATTTTCAATTGGCGAACTTGAACCGCGAATGTTTTCGTTCAACAGTCCTTTCGGTGCATGCGGAGAATGTGACGGACTCGGAACAAAACTTGAAGTCGATTCTAAACTTGTCATTCCAGATTATTCATTGTCATTAAAAGAGCACGCTATAGCCCCGTGGGAGCCGACGAGTTCGCAGTATTATCCAGAACTATTAAAAACTGTCGCAAAACATTATGGGATATCAATGACTGTGCCTGTAAGTGAATTGCCAGAAGCCCAATTAGAGAAAATATTATATGGATCGAAAGATGAAAAAATCCGTTTCCGTTATACAAATGAATTTGGCGGGACGCGTGATAGCGATATTTATTTTGAAGGGGTATTATCGAACGTTGCCCGAAGATACAAGGATACTTCATCCGATTATGTACGTGACCAAATGGAAAAATATATGGCACAGCGCCCATGTCCAACATGTAATGGATACCGCTTGAAAGAAGAGACGCTTGCGGTAAAAGTGAACGGCGTCCATATCGGGAAAGTGACCGATTTATCGATAGAAGAGGCGGATCGGTTCTTTAAGCAATTGGAACTGTCTGAAAAAGACCGACAAATCGCAGAACTGATTTTACGTGAGATTGCTGAACGGTTAGGATTTCTTATAAATGTAGGTCTGGATTATTTAACGCTATCAAGAGCATCTGGAACACTATCGGGCGGGGAAGCCCAGCGTATCCGTCTGGCTACACAAATTGGTTCCCGTCTAACCGGTGTACTTTATATATTAGATGAGCCTTCGATAGGGCTCCATCAACGGGACAATGATCGTCTTATCGAAACATTGAAAAACATGCGAGATATTGGGAATACGTTGATTGTAGTGGAGCATGATGAAGACACGATGTTGGCAGCAGACCATTTAATCGACATGGGGCCAGGTGCAGGTGTAGAAGGAGGAGAGGTCGTCTCCGCCGGTACGCCAAGCGAAGTGATGAATGATCCAAAATCACTTACAGGAGATTATTTAAGCGGGAAAAAATTCATACCTTTGCCGCTAGCGCGTAGAGAATCAGATGGCCGTAAAATATCAATCAAAGGTGCAGCTGAAAATAATTTAAAAAATGTCGATGTCGATATTCCTTTAGGCCAATTCATTGCCGTTACAGGTGTATCGGGATCGGGAAAGAGTACACTTGTCAATGAAGTGCTGTATAAGGTGTTGGCGCAAAAACTAAACCGTTCAAAACAGCAACCGGGTAAATATGACACTTTAGAGGGTCTTGAGGAACTTGAAAAGGTGATTGAAATCGACCAATCTCCAATCGGGCGAACGCCTAGGTCAAACCCGGCTACTTATACAAGCATGTTTGACGACGTTAGGGATGTTTACGCTTCTACGAATGAAGCAAAAGTTCGCGGGTATAAAAAAGGTAGATTTAGTTTCAACGTAAAAGGCGGGCGCTGCGAGGCGTGTCGCGGAGATGGAATTATCAAAATCGAAATGCATTTTTTACCGGATGTTTACGTACCTTGTGAAGTGTGTCATGGAAAGCGTTACAATCGCGAAACGTTAGAAGTTCGTTATAAAGGAAAGAATATTGCGGATGTACTTGCGATGACTGTTGAAGATGCGCTTGTCTTTTTCGAAAATATCCCCAAAATCAATCGCAAATTACAGACGATTGTTGATGTTGGACTCGGCTATATAAAACTTGGTCAGCCAGCGACCACGTTATCAGGCGGAGAAGCGCAACGTGTGAAACTAGCTTCCGAATTACACAAACGCTCAAACGGGAAATCCTTTTACATTCTTGATGAACCGACAACTGGGCTTCACACACATGATATCGAAAAACTGCTGGTTGTTTTGCAGAGGCTTGTTGAAACGGGGAATACTGTGCTAGTTATTGAACATAATCTAGATGTCATTAAGACGGTCGATCACATCATTGATTTAGGGCCCGAAGGTGGAGATAAAGGCGGGCAGATTATTGCAACGGGAACACCCGAAGAAGTAGCGAAAGTTAAAAAGTCATATACCGGACACTATTTAAAACCAATTTTGAAACGAGATAAAACACGCATGAAGAATGTAATAAAAGAAGCTGAATCCCTCGTCAAATGA
- the uvrB gene encoding excinuclease ABC subunit UvrB — protein MVQTFNLQSPYKPAGDQPHAIKQLIKGLEQDKRHQTLLGATGTGKTFTVSNVLTEVNKPTLVMAHNKTLAGQLYSEFKEFFPDNAVEYFVSYYDYFQPEAYVAHTDTYIEKDASINDEIDKLRHSATSSLFERNDVIIVSSVSCIYGLGSPKEYRDMVVSVRVGMEIGRDELLRKFVAIQYIRNDISFTRGTFRVRGDVVELFPASRDERCIRIEFFGDEIDRIREVDALTGEIIGNREHVAVFPASHFVTSEEKMVKAVDNIEVELEERLQVLKSEDKLLEAQRLEQRTRYDLEMMREMGFCSGIENYSRHLTLRPPGASPYTLIDYFPDDFLLIVDESHVTLPQVRGMFNGDQARKQVLVDHGFRLPSALDNRPLTFQEFEGRIRNAIYVSATPGPYEIEHTPEMVEQIIRPTGLLDPTIDVRPIEGQIDDLIHEINERVKKNERVLITTLTKKMSEDLTDYLKEIGIKVQYLHSEVKTLERIEIIRELRVGTYDALVGINLLREGIDLPEVSLVTILDADKEGFLRSERALIQTIGRAARNSNGHVIMYADRMTDSMEKAISETERRRDIQRDYNTKHGITPTTIKKNIHEVIRATDVAEERETYIEKITQGKKLTKTEKESILKVLEKEMKDAAKDLQFELAAELRDAILELKAER, from the coding sequence ATGGTTCAAACATTTAACTTACAATCACCGTACAAGCCTGCAGGCGATCAACCGCATGCGATAAAGCAACTTATTAAAGGATTGGAACAAGATAAAAGGCATCAAACGCTTTTAGGAGCAACCGGTACAGGAAAAACATTTACAGTATCCAATGTATTGACAGAAGTGAATAAACCAACACTTGTCATGGCGCATAATAAAACATTAGCAGGTCAATTATATAGCGAATTCAAAGAGTTTTTTCCGGACAATGCTGTGGAGTATTTCGTTAGTTACTATGATTATTTCCAGCCTGAAGCTTATGTTGCACATACAGATACTTATATCGAGAAAGATGCGAGCATAAACGATGAAATTGATAAACTTCGTCACTCGGCAACATCTTCTTTATTTGAACGAAATGACGTAATTATTGTCTCATCTGTTTCGTGTATTTATGGGCTTGGTTCGCCTAAAGAATACCGCGACATGGTCGTTTCTGTACGTGTAGGAATGGAAATTGGACGCGATGAATTGCTGAGAAAATTTGTCGCAATACAATATATTAGAAATGACATCAGTTTCACGCGCGGAACGTTCCGGGTTCGAGGGGATGTTGTAGAATTATTTCCGGCATCACGGGACGAGCGCTGTATTCGAATCGAATTTTTTGGCGATGAAATCGACCGCATTCGAGAGGTGGATGCACTGACGGGAGAAATTATTGGGAATCGTGAACATGTTGCTGTTTTCCCAGCTTCCCACTTCGTGACGAGCGAAGAAAAAATGGTGAAGGCAGTCGATAATATTGAAGTTGAATTAGAGGAACGTTTACAGGTATTAAAAAGTGAAGATAAATTGCTCGAAGCACAGCGGCTTGAACAAAGAACCCGCTATGATTTAGAGATGATGCGTGAAATGGGTTTCTGTTCGGGTATCGAAAACTATTCTAGACATTTGACATTAAGACCCCCGGGTGCGTCTCCTTATACGCTAATTGATTACTTCCCGGATGACTTTCTATTAATCGTCGATGAAAGTCACGTCACTTTGCCGCAAGTTCGCGGAATGTTTAATGGAGACCAGGCAAGAAAACAAGTTTTAGTGGATCACGGTTTTAGACTTCCTTCGGCACTTGATAACAGGCCGCTTACATTTCAAGAGTTTGAAGGACGCATTCGTAATGCGATTTATGTATCTGCAACACCTGGCCCATATGAAATTGAACATACGCCCGAAATGGTCGAGCAAATTATCCGACCGACGGGATTGTTAGATCCAACGATTGATGTTCGCCCAATTGAGGGACAAATAGATGATTTAATACATGAAATAAATGAACGGGTTAAAAAGAATGAACGCGTTCTGATTACCACGTTAACAAAGAAAATGTCGGAAGACTTAACTGATTATTTAAAAGAAATTGGTATCAAAGTGCAGTATCTTCATTCAGAAGTCAAAACGCTTGAACGAATTGAAATTATTCGTGAGTTAAGAGTGGGTACCTACGATGCACTCGTAGGGATTAACTTACTACGAGAGGGTATAGACTTACCTGAAGTATCACTCGTCACAATCTTGGATGCTGATAAAGAAGGATTCCTACGTTCCGAACGAGCGCTAATTCAAACAATTGGACGTGCTGCGCGAAATTCAAACGGGCATGTCATTATGTATGCCGATCGAATGACGGATTCAATGGAAAAAGCGATTAGCGAGACAGAACGTCGTCGTGACATTCAAAGGGATTATAATACGAAACACGGGATAACGCCTACGACTATCAAAAAGAATATTCATGAAGTCATTCGAGCAACCGACGTTGCAGAAGAAAGAGAAACTTACATTGAAAAGATAACACAAGGTAAAAAACTGACGAAGACAGAGAAAGAATCGATTCTCAAAGTGCTTGAAAAAGAGATGAAAGATGCCGCGAAGGATCTTCAATTTGAACTTGCAGCAGAACTAAGAGATGCCATTTTAGAGTTAAAGGCAGAGAGGTAG
- a CDS encoding IDEAL domain-containing protein, giving the protein MSVLEKKYSYTEFMKSIGRNTSSAHAEKLLNEIYMDLFLKRLHREQIRKRLNGLVDQSLDNRDESAFLSYTDELLKFEKCN; this is encoded by the coding sequence GTGAGCGTTTTGGAAAAAAAGTATTCATACACTGAATTTATGAAATCTATTGGCAGAAATACCTCTTCGGCTCATGCGGAAAAACTGTTAAATGAAATTTACATGGATTTGTTTCTCAAACGTCTTCATCGTGAACAAATTAGAAAACGTCTCAATGGACTTGTCGATCAATCATTGGACAATCGAGACGAAAGCGCCTTCTTGTCTTATACAGATGAACTATTGAAATTTGAAAAATGTAATTGA
- a CDS encoding ABC transporter permease, with product MKNLRELWGTRFIHYMTEFQKYMKYVVTGHLALVLVFAIGAGGYTYSEWLKEVSPDFPAALLTAIIIGAALAYSAPVTLLKPADAVYFLPMETKLDLYFKQSLRWSTFSQLPLPFILYIVALPLLSATETGTKAEFMWLAFFIVALKWIYIETEFYFRHAKGGEWVWGDRAFRFVSASFFIYLWLSPYPYLIILFAVLIGVYSTYWRKQKKNMPFPYEHFITLEQNRMMRFYRFANYFTDVPHLKGSVSRRGWLGFLLTPSRFEGADAQKYLVKRTLIRTDDIFWLWVRLTVITVLGAVFIPFPLVVYIFTAALAFASAIQLIYALRAGEEFRMDMLFPINKRSEAIRSTVRQVQWLQALLVLITALFTFGFGGTPFLLGIIVLAVSEITLQVTKEK from the coding sequence ATGAAAAATTTGCGTGAATTATGGGGAACTCGATTTATTCATTACATGACAGAGTTTCAAAAGTACATGAAGTATGTTGTGACTGGTCATCTGGCATTGGTTCTCGTTTTTGCAATTGGCGCAGGTGGTTATACGTATAGCGAGTGGTTAAAAGAAGTGTCTCCAGATTTTCCAGCAGCGCTACTAACTGCAATTATTATTGGGGCAGCATTGGCCTACTCTGCTCCGGTTACATTATTAAAGCCAGCCGATGCTGTTTATTTTTTACCAATGGAGACTAAACTGGATTTGTATTTTAAACAGTCATTGCGTTGGTCGACTTTTTCGCAACTTCCATTGCCTTTTATTTTGTATATTGTTGCGTTACCACTTTTATCAGCAACAGAAACCGGGACCAAAGCTGAATTTATGTGGTTGGCATTCTTCATCGTCGCGTTAAAATGGATCTATATAGAAACAGAATTTTATTTCAGACATGCTAAAGGTGGCGAATGGGTTTGGGGAGACCGAGCATTTCGCTTCGTATCTGCATCATTCTTTATTTATTTATGGCTTAGCCCGTACCCATACTTAATTATCTTATTCGCTGTTCTAATTGGCGTCTATTCAACGTATTGGCGGAAACAGAAAAAAAATATGCCCTTTCCGTATGAACATTTCATCACGCTAGAACAAAATAGAATGATGCGTTTCTATCGATTTGCAAACTACTTTACCGATGTGCCGCATTTGAAAGGTTCTGTTAGCCGTCGAGGGTGGCTCGGATTTTTGTTGACGCCCTCACGGTTTGAAGGGGCGGATGCCCAAAAGTATTTGGTCAAGCGCACACTAATTCGAACAGATGATATTTTTTGGTTATGGGTGAGGTTAACAGTAATTACAGTGCTAGGTGCAGTATTTATCCCATTCCCGCTTGTTGTCTATATTTTTACAGCTGCACTTGCATTTGCATCAGCGATTCAATTAATCTATGCGTTGCGTGCGGGCGAAGAGTTTCGAATGGATATGTTATTTCCAATCAACAAACGTTCTGAAGCCATTCGAAGTACAGTTCGCCAAGTTCAATGGCTTCAAGCTTTACTGGTTCTAATCACTGCCTTATTTACATTTGGATTCGGAGGGACTCCTTTCTTACTTGGGATAATTGTTCTCGCTGTATCTGAGATAACGCTTCAAGTAACTAAAGAAAAGTGA
- a CDS encoding ABC transporter ATP-binding protein produces the protein MSIVELKDVTGGYSRKPVLHDLSFEIGEGELVGLIGLNGAGKSTTIKHIIGLMNAHSGEIRLNGVTFSEDPETYRKSFTYIPETPILYEELTLREHLELTAMAYGLDKDAFEARSASLLREFMMEKRLRWFPAHFSKGMRQKVMIMCAFLVNPSLYIIDEPFVGLDPIGIKSLLEQMTERKNEGASVLMSTHILSTAEKYCDRIILLHEGRLRAQGTMDELREAFGRPKASLDDLYIAMTEDNGHEKFA, from the coding sequence ATGTCAATAGTTGAACTGAAAGATGTGACAGGCGGATATTCAAGAAAGCCCGTTTTACATGATTTGTCATTTGAAATTGGCGAAGGTGAACTTGTTGGCTTGATCGGCTTGAATGGCGCTGGAAAAAGTACAACAATTAAACATATTATTGGCTTAATGAATGCGCATAGCGGAGAAATTCGATTGAACGGGGTCACGTTTAGTGAAGATCCCGAAACTTATCGAAAATCATTTACGTATATACCGGAAACACCGATACTTTATGAAGAGCTGACGTTGCGCGAACATTTGGAACTGACAGCCATGGCATACGGACTTGATAAAGATGCATTTGAAGCGCGGTCGGCATCATTATTGCGTGAGTTTATGATGGAAAAAAGACTTCGTTGGTTTCCGGCGCATTTTTCTAAAGGCATGCGTCAAAAGGTAATGATTATGTGTGCATTCCTCGTCAATCCATCACTGTACATTATTGATGAACCTTTCGTCGGTCTTGATCCGATTGGGATAAAATCATTGCTCGAACAAATGACAGAACGAAAGAATGAAGGGGCATCCGTTCTGATGTCCACGCATATCTTATCAACAGCTGAAAAATACTGCGATAGAATCATCCTGCTGCACGAAGGCAGGTTGCGTGCACAAGGAACGATGGATGAGCTTCGGGAAGCATTTGGACGACCTAAGGCGTCGCTCGACGACTTATACATCGCAATGACAGAGGACAATGGCCATGAAAAATTTGCGTGA
- a CDS encoding HIT family protein, whose translation MTSCIFCQIIEGAVPSAKIYEDEHVYAFMDIMPTTEGHVLLIPKKHIENIYDFTEEDAANFFKVAPKIANALKAEFRPAGLNLLQNNGAPAGQSVFHYHMHFIPRYDETDGFQLSTWETKQTTYTPEKIQELADKIRSVLA comes from the coding sequence ATGACAAGTTGTATTTTTTGTCAAATTATTGAAGGAGCCGTCCCGAGCGCGAAAATCTATGAAGATGAGCATGTCTACGCATTCATGGATATAATGCCGACTACAGAAGGACATGTTCTGCTCATTCCGAAAAAACATATTGAAAACATTTACGATTTTACTGAAGAGGATGCAGCCAACTTCTTCAAAGTCGCACCTAAAATTGCAAACGCGCTAAAAGCCGAATTCCGTCCCGCAGGATTAAATTTACTTCAAAATAATGGTGCACCTGCTGGCCAAAGCGTATTCCATTACCATATGCACTTCATCCCGCGATACGACGAAACGGACGGTTTCCAGTTATCAACATGGGAAACGAAACAGACGACATATACACCCGAAAAGATTCAAGAACTTGCAGATAAGATTAGAAGTGTACTTGCTTAA
- a CDS encoding tryptophan transporter encodes MNTKNLVLMAMLVAVGAALYLIIPGINGGMKPDFMLTMMFIGILLFRDVKSVFILTIATGVLSGLFSTFPLGFLPNIVDKLITGFVFYAVIKLFKSISSNLIASTVLVGLGTLLSGFIFLSVAIFILAVDIPFTLLYAILTVVLPTVALNGIAFFLINPIVTKILERSSFHKPVTN; translated from the coding sequence TTGAATACGAAGAATCTTGTTTTAATGGCCATGTTGGTTGCTGTAGGTGCCGCACTCTATTTAATCATTCCAGGAATTAATGGTGGCATGAAACCCGATTTCATGTTGACAATGATGTTTATCGGTATTTTACTATTCCGCGATGTGAAGAGCGTTTTTATTTTAACAATCGCGACAGGTGTTCTGTCAGGTTTGTTTTCGACATTCCCGTTAGGATTCCTCCCGAATATTGTAGATAAACTAATTACTGGATTTGTTTTCTATGCGGTGATCAAATTGTTCAAAAGTATTTCTTCTAATTTAATTGCATCGACTGTACTGGTTGGTCTTGGTACATTGCTATCAGGATTTATCTTTTTGTCAGTCGCAATTTTCATTTTAGCCGTAGATATTCCATTTACTTTGTTATATGCAATATTGACAGTTGTACTACCTACTGTCGCGCTAAATGGCATCGCATTTTTCTTAATCAACCCAATCGTAACAAAAATTTTGGAAAGATCCTCTTTTCATAAACCCGTTACGAACTAA